A single Fusobacterium hominis DNA region contains:
- the glgD gene encoding glucose-1-phosphate adenylyltransferase subunit GlgD: protein MINNYMAIIFLAEKLDNIRALTKMRPLASVPVGGTYRIIDFALSNLVNAGIRNVGIFAGNEDLNSLTDHIGRGTEWDLDRNKDGIFMFNQMADSTYTTNMKRVKKNMEYFFRSKQNNVVVLSSHMVCNLDVNDVIKVHEASGKDITLVYKKVKQANERFDNCDSVKLGRNGEVLGIGQNLFFKRDENISLEAFVLSKELLIKMICDGIQEGAYYTVRDLLTRNIGRVSINGYEFKGYLACINSTKEYFNFNMDLLKKEVRDDLFNKDRSIYTKSKNTPPSLFRDTAQVSNTLIANGCIIGGVVKNSILARGAVVEEGAVVEDCILLQDSVVKSGAILKNIIVDKNNVVKSNEKLSASRNYPLVIEKSIQWDDKHYKNIFDFLERTTLNIEK, encoded by the coding sequence ATGATTAACAATTACATGGCTATAATATTTTTAGCTGAAAAACTTGATAATATTAGAGCTCTTACTAAAATGAGACCTTTAGCTTCTGTTCCTGTAGGAGGAACTTATAGAATTATAGATTTTGCACTGTCTAATCTAGTTAATGCAGGAATAAGAAATGTTGGTATATTTGCAGGAAATGAAGATCTAAACTCACTAACTGACCATATAGGACGTGGAACAGAATGGGATTTAGATAGAAATAAAGATGGAATATTTATGTTTAATCAAATGGCAGACTCTACATATACAACTAATATGAAAAGAGTAAAAAAGAATATGGAATATTTTTTCCGTAGTAAACAAAATAATGTTGTTGTATTGAGCTCTCATATGGTTTGTAATTTAGATGTAAATGATGTTATTAAAGTTCATGAGGCAAGTGGAAAAGATATAACACTTGTTTATAAAAAAGTAAAACAGGCAAATGAAAGATTTGATAATTGCGATAGTGTAAAACTAGGTAGAAATGGTGAAGTACTTGGTATAGGTCAAAATTTATTTTTTAAACGTGATGAAAATATATCTTTAGAAGCTTTTGTTTTAAGTAAAGAACTTTTAATTAAGATGATATGTGATGGAATACAAGAAGGTGCATATTATACAGTAAGAGATCTTTTAACAAGAAATATTGGAAGAGTTAGTATAAATGGATATGAATTTAAAGGATATCTTGCATGTATAAACTCTACTAAAGAATATTTTAACTTTAATATGGATTTATTAAAAAAAGAAGTGCGTGATGATTTGTTTAATAAAGATAGAAGTATATATACTAAGTCTAAAAATACACCGCCATCTTTATTTAGAGATACTGCACAAGTAAGTAATACACTTATTGCTAATGGTTGTATAATAGGTGGAGTAGTTAAAAATTCTATATTAGCAAGAGGAGCAGTTGTAGAAGAGGGAGCAGTTGTAGAAGATTGTATTTTACTTCAGGATAGTGTTGTAAAATCAGGAGCAATTTTAAAAAATATAATCGTTGATAAAAATAATGTTGTAAAATCAAATGAAAAACTTAGTGCATCAAGAAATTATCCATTAGTTATAGAAAAGAGTATTCAATGGGACGATAAACACTATAAAAATATTTTTGATTTTTTAGAAAGAACAACTCTCAACATTGAGAAGTAG
- a CDS encoding glucose-1-phosphate adenylyltransferase — protein MKKKQIIAMLLAGGQGSRLKKLTEKIAKPAVSFGGKYRIIDFTLSNCSNSGIDTVGVLTQYEPHVLNEHIGNGSPWDLDRMNGGVTVLQPHTRKNDEGGWYKGTANAIYQNMQFIDKYSPEHVLILSGDHIYKMDYAKMLKFHIEKDADVTIGVFNVPLKDASSFGIMNTNDDLSIYEFEEKPKNPKSTLASMGIYIFKWEVLKKYLIEDEKDPNSSNDFGKNIIPNLLKDKMKLYAYPFEGYWKDVGTITSFWDAHMDLLKPDNKLQLFDKSWRIYTRQGIYPPLYVSEGSKIVNSLVEKGCEIEGEITNSVIFPGVKIGKNTKVTNSVIMPNTTIEENVIINKAIIDQNVLIEKNTVVGDNEEIVVIGAGETVKSNAIK, from the coding sequence ATGAAAAAGAAACAAATTATTGCCATGCTATTAGCAGGAGGACAAGGAAGTCGTTTAAAAAAACTGACTGAAAAAATAGCTAAACCAGCAGTTTCTTTTGGAGGAAAATATAGAATAATTGATTTTACATTAAGTAACTGCTCAAATTCAGGAATAGATACAGTAGGAGTATTGACTCAATATGAGCCACATGTATTAAATGAACATATAGGAAATGGATCACCTTGGGATTTAGATAGAATGAATGGTGGAGTTACAGTATTACAACCTCATACTAGAAAAAATGATGAAGGTGGTTGGTATAAAGGAACTGCAAATGCAATTTATCAAAATATGCAATTTATAGATAAATATTCACCTGAGCATGTACTGATACTTTCAGGAGATCATATCTATAAAATGGATTATGCCAAAATGTTAAAATTTCATATAGAAAAAGATGCAGATGTGACAATAGGAGTTTTTAATGTGCCACTAAAAGATGCATCAAGCTTTGGAATTATGAACACTAATGATGATTTATCAATCTATGAATTTGAAGAAAAACCTAAAAATCCTAAAAGTACTTTAGCATCAATGGGAATATATATCTTTAAGTGGGAAGTATTGAAAAAATATCTAATAGAAGATGAAAAAGATCCAAACTCAAGTAATGATTTTGGAAAAAATATCATACCTAATTTACTAAAAGATAAGATGAAGCTATATGCTTACCCATTTGAAGGTTACTGGAAAGATGTTGGAACAATTACAAGTTTTTGGGATGCACATATGGATCTTTTAAAACCAGATAATAAATTGCAATTATTTGATAAATCATGGAGAATATATACACGTCAAGGAATATATCCACCATTATATGTAAGTGAAGGGTCAAAAATTGTAAATTCATTAGTAGAAAAAGGTTGTGAAATAGAAGGAGAAATTACAAATTCTGTTATTTTTCCTGGTGTAAAAATAGGAAAAAATACAAAGGTTACAAATTCTGTTATTATGCCTAATACAACAATAGAAGAAAATGTAATTATAAATAAAGCTATCATTGATCAAAATGTATTGATAGAAAAAAATACAGTTGTTGGTGATAATGAAGAGATAGTTGTAATAGGTGCTGGAGAAACTGTAAAAAGTAATGCTATAAAATAG
- the glgB gene encoding 1,4-alpha-glucan branching protein GlgB: MENELDIYLFHRGEHRKAYNYMGAHFTQDGVIFRVWAPHAKSVSVVGDFNNWDGSNHKMKKINAEGIWELEIKNLKKYDLYKFKVEQSNGKIVFKADPYGFYSEKRPKTASILYDIPKFKWTDGRWMNKRNSSLDEPVNIYEVHLGSWKYDENGNWLNYKELAHKLCDYIKEMNYTHIEIMPINEYPLDDSWGYQATGFYSVTSRYGTPEDFMYFVNYLHKHNIGVILDWVPGHFCKDEHGLYKFDGTATYEYLDPRIGENREWGTCNFDLSRNEVKSFLISNVNFWFEIFHIDGLRIDAVANMLYLPTLENDNIKNKYGGKENLDAVEFFKNLNLAVDEDYPQCVIIGEDSTAWPNVTKKVSEGGLGFDSKWNMGWMNDTLKYFEIDPIFRKDHHGKLTFSFMYAFSENYLLPLSHDEVVHGKRSILNKMPGFLQAQMANVRSLYGYQMLHPGKKLNFMGNEFAQGLEWRFYQELEWCLLEKDENRKMAKFVRDLNKIYLKEKSLWKDTQDTFEWIEHENYNGNMIIFMRKSENGHIIGVFNFSGEAKKGYKVGVPEYTRYRIIMNSDDIKYGGTGFTKRKIYTPLLEEWNFRKQHIEIDIQGNSVIFLKGEKRKKKLE, translated from the coding sequence ATGGAAAATGAATTAGATATCTATTTATTCCATAGAGGAGAGCATAGAAAAGCTTATAACTATATGGGGGCACATTTTACGCAAGATGGAGTCATATTTAGGGTGTGGGCTCCACATGCTAAATCAGTATCGGTAGTTGGTGATTTTAATAATTGGGATGGATCTAACCATAAAATGAAAAAAATTAACGCCGAAGGTATATGGGAATTAGAAATTAAAAATTTAAAAAAATATGATTTATATAAATTTAAAGTTGAACAATCTAATGGAAAAATTGTATTTAAGGCTGATCCATATGGATTTTATTCTGAAAAACGTCCGAAAACAGCTTCTATTTTATATGATATTCCAAAGTTTAAGTGGACAGATGGTAGATGGATGAATAAGCGAAATAGCAGTTTAGACGAGCCTGTTAATATATATGAAGTTCATCTAGGGTCATGGAAATATGATGAAAATGGAAATTGGTTAAATTATAAGGAGTTAGCCCATAAATTATGTGATTATATCAAAGAAATGAATTATACACATATTGAAATAATGCCAATTAATGAATATCCTTTAGATGATTCATGGGGATATCAAGCTACTGGTTTTTATTCTGTAACTAGTAGATATGGAACACCAGAAGATTTTATGTATTTTGTAAATTATTTGCATAAACATAATATTGGTGTTATTTTAGATTGGGTGCCTGGACATTTTTGTAAAGATGAACATGGACTTTATAAGTTTGATGGAACAGCTACATATGAATATCTAGATCCACGAATTGGAGAAAATAGAGAATGGGGAACTTGCAATTTTGATTTATCTAGAAATGAAGTAAAAAGTTTCTTAATCTCCAATGTTAATTTTTGGTTTGAAATATTTCATATAGATGGTTTAAGAATAGATGCAGTAGCTAACATGCTCTATCTTCCAACTTTAGAAAATGACAATATTAAAAATAAATATGGTGGAAAAGAAAATTTAGATGCAGTAGAATTTTTTAAAAATCTTAATTTAGCTGTAGATGAAGATTATCCGCAATGTGTAATAATAGGAGAAGATTCTACAGCTTGGCCTAATGTAACTAAAAAAGTATCTGAAGGTGGCCTTGGATTTGATAGCAAATGGAATATGGGTTGGATGAATGATACATTAAAATATTTTGAAATAGATCCTATTTTTAGAAAAGATCATCATGGTAAATTAACTTTTTCTTTTATGTATGCATTTTCAGAAAATTATCTATTGCCATTATCCCACGATGAAGTAGTTCATGGAAAAAGATCGATTTTAAATAAGATGCCTGGATTTTTACAAGCTCAAATGGCAAATGTAAGATCTTTATATGGGTATCAAATGTTACACCCTGGCAAAAAACTCAACTTTATGGGAAATGAATTTGCTCAAGGGCTAGAATGGAGATTTTATCAAGAACTTGAATGGTGTCTTTTAGAAAAAGATGAAAATAGAAAAATGGCAAAGTTTGTAAGAGATTTAAATAAAATATATTTAAAAGAAAAATCTTTATGGAAAGATACACAAGATACATTTGAATGGATAGAACATGAAAATTATAATGGAAATATGATAATTTTTATGAGAAAATCAGAAAATGGGCATATAATTGGAGTATTTAATTTTTCAGGAGAAGCTAAAAAAGGTTATAAAGTTGGAGTTCCAGAATATACTAGATATAGAATTATAATGAATAGTGATGATATAAAGTATGGTGGAACAGGATTTACTAAAAGAAAAATTTACACACCTTTATTAGAAGAATGGAATTTTAGAAAACAGCATATTGAAATTGATATTCAAGGAAATTCTGTCATTTTTTTAAAAGGTGAAAAACGAAAGAAGAAATTAGAGTGA
- a CDS encoding DJ-1 family glyoxalase III — MKKKVYVLLADGFELIEALTPVDVLRRGGVEVITVSISDTNEVTSAQKVTVRSDITLSQHDITDGDMLVLPGGYPGYENLANSEEVVKLVKKYANNNRYICAICGGPTVLSKNEILKGRVLTCHHSVADEMKAYKYTGKIVEKDENLITGIGAGRALDFALELAKVLVDDETIKNIKKGMELDK; from the coding sequence ATGAAAAAAAAGGTATATGTACTGTTAGCTGATGGTTTCGAACTTATAGAAGCTTTAACACCTGTAGATGTGTTAAGAAGAGGTGGAGTTGAGGTAATTACTGTATCTATTAGTGATACAAATGAAGTTACATCTGCTCAGAAAGTAACGGTTAGAAGTGATATTACTCTTTCCCAACACGATATTACAGATGGGGACATGCTTGTTCTACCTGGAGGATATCCTGGATATGAAAACCTTGCCAACTCAGAAGAAGTTGTCAAACTTGTTAAAAAATATGCTAATAACAATAGATACATTTGTGCAATTTGCGGTGGACCTACTGTTCTTAGTAAAAATGAAATTCTTAAAGGCAGAGTTTTAACATGTCACCACTCAGTTGCTGACGAAATGAAAGCATACAAATATACTGGAAAAATTGTAGAAAAAGATGAAAATTTAATAACTGGTATAGGTGCAGGAAGAGCTTTAGATTTCGCTCTTGAATTAGCTAAAGTTCTTGTAGATGACGAAACTATAAAAAACATAAAAAAAGGTATGGAACTAGATAAATAA
- a CDS encoding TrmB family transcriptional regulator, whose amino-acid sequence MKDVKNYLINFGLSKTEASVYTILLKIGRANGYQITKELGISKSTVYQALNSMCKNGYIFMYSGVTKEYEAKDPKLLFLDFEKNYSENKKGLEEAINKLVPKKETTFFYRFEEKENIRKTIYEIINLAQREIYISTDFDLEEYQELFLKTISKGIRIILVTNNRKNDINLKSDLYYENCFTNCILNTKFLIVVDMKYCSVITCSKYQINGIYTNDNIFTEIILENIYRKIEKIENKKEELLKRDIKVSSLCEVSNIMG is encoded by the coding sequence GTGAAAGATGTAAAAAATTATCTTATAAATTTTGGATTGTCAAAAACAGAGGCTTCTGTATATACAATCCTTTTAAAAATAGGGAGAGCTAATGGATATCAAATAACTAAAGAATTAGGAATTTCTAAATCAACAGTTTATCAAGCTCTAAATAGTATGTGTAAAAATGGATATATTTTTATGTATTCAGGAGTTACTAAGGAATATGAAGCAAAAGATCCAAAACTTTTATTTTTAGATTTTGAAAAGAATTATTCTGAAAATAAAAAAGGACTAGAAGAGGCAATAAATAAGTTAGTTCCTAAAAAGGAAACAACTTTTTTTTATAGATTTGAAGAGAAGGAAAATATAAGAAAAACTATTTATGAAATAATAAATTTAGCACAAAGAGAAATATATATTAGTACTGATTTTGATTTAGAAGAATATCAAGAACTTTTTTTAAAAACAATTAGTAAAGGCATAAGGATTATATTAGTTACTAATAATAGAAAGAATGATATAAATTTAAAATCAGATTTGTATTATGAAAACTGTTTTACAAATTGTATTTTAAATACAAAATTTTTAATAGTTGTTGATATGAAATATTGCTCTGTAATAACATGCAGTAAATATCAGATTAATGGAATATATACTAATGACAATATTTTTACGGAAATTATTTTAGAAAATATATATAGAAAAATAGAAAAGATAGAAAATAAAAAGGAAGAATTATTAAAAAGAGATATAAAAGTTAGTAGTTTATGTGAAGTTTCTAATATCATGGGATAA
- a CDS encoding glycogen synthase — protein MKVLFAAGEAWPFIKTGGLGDVAYSLPKALKEKGIDIRVIIPKYIQIPEKYRLAMKHLGHKKIWVSHYDAYVGIEEYDLEGVIYYFVDNMQYFSRSKIYGEIDDCERYTFFSKAVVETFDITGFTPDIIHCNDWHAALIPIYVRERGLHNIKTVYTIHNLRYQGFFPNIEIEETLEIPREKYYREDGLKFYDVISFMKGGVVYSDYVTTVSKSYADEIKTPEYGEGIDGLFRKFDYKLTGIVNGVDNTVYKCSNESKKLLKAELQKKLGLNVDPNVPLVAIITRLDRQKGIDLITAAFDRMMDLGIQFVLLGSGDPYYEEFFRWKESQYRGRVCSYIGFNQALSIEIYSGADMFLMPSLFEPCGLSQMIAMEYGTVPIVRETGGLKDTVTPYNEYTGQGNGFSFIDATPEVMLKIINYAITIYRDKKQWDLIVKHAKERDSSWNRPAQEYIDIYKKVLN, from the coding sequence ATGAAAGTTCTTTTTGCTGCAGGCGAAGCATGGCCATTTATAAAAACAGGTGGATTAGGAGATGTTGCATATTCACTTCCAAAAGCGTTAAAAGAAAAAGGAATAGATATAAGAGTAATAATTCCTAAGTATATACAAATACCTGAAAAATATAGATTGGCTATGAAGCATTTAGGGCATAAAAAGATATGGGTATCACATTATGATGCTTATGTTGGAATAGAAGAATATGATTTAGAGGGTGTTATTTATTATTTTGTAGATAATATGCAATATTTTTCAAGATCTAAAATATATGGAGAAATTGATGATTGTGAAAGATATACATTTTTCTCAAAAGCTGTAGTAGAAACATTTGATATTACAGGATTTACACCAGATATAATCCATTGTAATGATTGGCATGCTGCTTTAATTCCAATATATGTAAGAGAAAGAGGACTTCATAATATTAAAACTGTATATACAATTCATAATTTAAGATATCAAGGATTTTTCCCTAATATAGAGATTGAAGAAACTTTAGAAATACCTAGAGAAAAATATTATAGAGAAGATGGACTTAAATTTTATGATGTTATATCTTTTATGAAAGGTGGAGTAGTATACTCAGATTACGTAACTACAGTTAGTAAAAGCTATGCTGATGAAATAAAAACTCCAGAATATGGAGAAGGAATAGATGGATTATTTAGAAAATTTGATTATAAACTTACTGGTATAGTTAATGGCGTTGATAATACAGTTTATAAATGTTCAAATGAATCTAAAAAACTTTTAAAGGCAGAATTACAAAAGAAACTTGGATTAAATGTGGATCCAAATGTTCCTCTTGTAGCAATTATAACGAGATTAGATAGACAAAAGGGAATAGATTTAATAACTGCAGCTTTTGATAGAATGATGGACTTAGGCATTCAATTTGTTCTATTAGGCAGTGGAGATCCGTATTATGAAGAATTTTTTAGATGGAAAGAGAGTCAATATAGAGGTAGAGTATGCTCTTATATAGGATTTAATCAAGCTCTATCAATAGAGATTTACAGTGGAGCAGATATGTTTTTAATGCCTTCTTTATTTGAACCATGTGGGTTATCACAAATGATAGCAATGGAATATGGAACTGTACCAATTGTAAGGGAAACTGGAGGGTTAAAAGATACAGTTACTCCGTATAATGAGTATACAGGACAAGGAAATGGATTTAGCTTTATAGATGCTACACCAGAAGTTATGTTAAAAATAATTAATTATGCAATTACAATATATAGAGATAAAAAACAATGGGATTTAATTGTAAAACATGCTAAAGAAAGAGATAGTAGTTGGAATAGACCAGCTCAAGAATATATAGATATTTATAAAAAGGTATTAAATTAA
- the malQ gene encoding 4-alpha-glucanotransferase, which translates to MYDRKSGILMHISSLPSDYGIGDFGKSAYNFIDFLNKSGQKLWQILPLGPTGYGNSPYQCYSAFAGNYLFIDPENIVNEGYLNVHDLDKIKIQNNKGKVDYSVVNIKKGAFFKKASVSFYKRLKEDNKLQKDLDKFKLENNFWLGNYCLFMTFREKFNYLPWTKWPKKYKLRKLHNIELSEEEKEIFKYHEFIQYVFFKQWFSLKEFANNHGVKIIGDIPIFVATDSADTWENKKFFQFTKSAKAKNIAGCPPDYFSKKGQLWGNVLYDWKAIEKDKYKWWIKRLYFSKQLYDYIRIDHFRGFESYWSVRARRKDAIKGKWEKGPGLKFFKFLEKKLGTLPLIMEDLGYLTPRVKKLLEKCKYPGMRVLQFAFGSQENEYLPHNYIENCVAYSGTHDNDTTVGWYESLDSNTKYRCDEYLKTWLLSINRNYWNPINWRFIETLWSSKANFVIVQMQDILGLDFKSRMNIPGTSIGNWQWSMEKDFKNAEIENRLMEISKIFNR; encoded by the coding sequence ATGTATGACAGAAAAAGTGGAATTCTTATGCATATTTCATCACTTCCAAGTGACTATGGAATAGGTGATTTTGGAAAATCAGCTTATAATTTTATAGATTTTTTAAATAAAAGTGGTCAAAAGTTATGGCAAATTCTGCCATTAGGGCCAACAGGATATGGAAATTCACCATATCAATGTTATTCTGCTTTTGCTGGAAATTATTTGTTTATTGATCCAGAAAATATTGTAAATGAAGGTTATCTTAATGTACATGATTTAGATAAAATAAAAATACAGAATAATAAAGGAAAAGTAGACTATAGTGTAGTAAATATAAAGAAGGGGGCTTTTTTTAAAAAAGCTAGTGTATCTTTTTATAAAAGATTAAAAGAAGATAATAAATTACAAAAAGATTTAGATAAATTTAAATTAGAAAATAATTTTTGGTTGGGAAATTATTGCTTATTTATGACATTTAGAGAAAAATTTAATTATTTACCTTGGACTAAGTGGCCTAAAAAATATAAGCTTAGAAAATTACATAATATAGAACTTAGTGAAGAAGAAAAAGAAATATTTAAGTATCATGAATTTATACAGTATGTATTTTTTAAACAGTGGTTTAGTTTAAAGGAGTTTGCAAATAATCATGGTGTAAAAATAATAGGTGATATTCCGATTTTTGTAGCAACTGATAGTGCAGATACTTGGGAAAATAAGAAATTTTTTCAATTTACAAAATCTGCAAAAGCCAAAAATATAGCTGGTTGCCCACCAGATTATTTCAGTAAAAAAGGGCAATTATGGGGAAATGTATTGTATGATTGGAAGGCAATTGAAAAAGATAAATATAAATGGTGGATAAAAAGACTATATTTTTCTAAACAATTATATGATTATATAAGGATAGATCACTTTAGAGGTTTTGAATCTTACTGGAGTGTACGAGCTAGAAGAAAAGATGCTATAAAAGGAAAATGGGAAAAAGGTCCTGGACTTAAATTTTTTAAATTTTTAGAAAAAAAATTAGGAACATTGCCTCTTATAATGGAAGATTTAGGATATCTTACACCTAGAGTAAAAAAATTATTAGAAAAGTGTAAATATCCTGGTATGAGAGTTTTACAATTTGCATTTGGATCACAGGAAAATGAGTATTTACCTCACAATTATATAGAAAATTGTGTTGCATATAGTGGAACTCATGATAATGATACTACAGTAGGATGGTATGAAAGTTTAGATAGTAATACTAAATATAGATGTGATGAGTATTTAAAAACATGGTTATTATCAATTAATAGAAATTATTGGAATCCTATTAATTGGAGATTTATAGAAACATTATGGAGTAGTAAAGCTAATTTTGTAATTGTACAAATGCAAGATATACTAGGGTTAGATTTTAAATCTAGAATGAATATACCGGGAACATCTATTGGAAATTGGCAGTGGAGCATGGAAAAAGATTTTAAAAATGCAGAGATTGAAAATAGATTAATGGAGATATCTAAAATATTTAATAGATAA
- a CDS encoding glycogen/starch/alpha-glucan phosphorylase: protein MVIEKEKLKAEILKNLKVSFGKELSEAKDFEIYRALGETIMQDIASDWYDTEKLYSQQKQAFYLSAEFLMGRALGNNLINLGILDEVKEIFKELGIDYNKVEDAEEDAALGNGGLGRLAACFLDSLATLNLPGQGYGIRYRNGIFNQEFKDGYQIEKPETWLKYGDVWSVMRPADEVIVTFGDGSVRALPYDMPIIGYGTRNINTLRLWEAHSLNDLDLGKFNQQDYLHATEDRTLSEDISRVLYPNDSTDEGKKLRLKQQYFFVSASLQDIVKKFKKQHGTDFSKFADYVAIQLNDTHPVIGIPELMRIFIDIEGLSWQDAWSIVERTFSYTNHTILAEALEKWWVGLFEQVVPRVYQITQGIDNQLRQVLAQKFPNDPDRQNRMQIINGNMIHMAWLAIYGSLKVNGVAKLHTDILKTKELKDWYELYPEKFLNKTNGITQRRWLLESNPQLASYITELIGDGWITNLMELKKLEEFLDDEDVLRKILQIKHEKKVELAQYLYRTQNIIINPESIFDVQVKRLHEYKRQLLNVFQIIDLYNRLKANPNIDFTPVTYIFGAKAAPGYFVAKGIIRLINEVAQMVNRDPQVNEKLRVVFVENYRVSVAQKIFPAADISEQISTAGKEASGTGNMKFMLNGALTLGTMDGANVEIVEEAGIENNYIFGLTVKEVEEMRKHGYDPHVPYNSVVGLKKVVDSLVDGTFNDLGNGVYGTIHRLLMENGPWQQADQYFVLEDFEAYRRTQQIINKEYKDRMTWARKSLKNIANAGKFSSDRTIEEYANEIWHIIPAKL, encoded by the coding sequence ATGGTAATTGAAAAAGAGAAGTTAAAAGCTGAAATCTTAAAAAATTTAAAAGTCAGCTTTGGTAAAGAGCTATCTGAAGCTAAAGATTTTGAAATTTATCGTGCATTAGGGGAAACTATTATGCAAGATATTGCAAGTGATTGGTACGATACTGAAAAATTATATTCACAACAAAAGCAAGCATTTTATTTGTCTGCTGAATTTTTAATGGGACGTGCATTGGGAAACAATCTTATAAACCTTGGAATATTAGATGAGGTTAAAGAGATATTTAAAGAATTGGGAATAGATTATAATAAAGTAGAAGATGCAGAAGAAGATGCTGCTCTTGGAAATGGTGGGTTAGGAAGATTAGCAGCTTGTTTTTTAGATTCACTAGCAACTTTAAATTTACCAGGGCAAGGGTATGGAATTAGATATAGAAATGGAATATTTAATCAAGAGTTTAAAGATGGATATCAAATAGAAAAACCTGAAACTTGGTTAAAATATGGAGATGTATGGTCTGTAATGCGTCCTGCAGATGAAGTAATAGTAACTTTTGGAGATGGAAGTGTGAGAGCCCTTCCTTATGATATGCCAATTATTGGATATGGAACAAGAAATATTAATACTTTAAGATTATGGGAAGCACATTCTTTAAATGATTTAGATTTAGGAAAATTTAATCAACAAGATTATTTACATGCTACAGAAGATAGAACATTAAGTGAGGATATATCAAGAGTTTTGTATCCTAATGATTCAACAGATGAAGGGAAAAAATTGAGATTAAAGCAACAATATTTCTTTGTATCAGCATCTTTACAAGATATAGTAAAAAAATTTAAAAAACAACATGGAACAGATTTTAGTAAATTTGCAGATTATGTAGCAATCCAATTAAATGATACTCATCCAGTTATAGGAATACCAGAACTTATGAGAATCTTTATAGATATTGAAGGATTGAGTTGGCAAGATGCATGGAGTATTGTAGAAAGAACTTTTTCATATACAAACCACACTATTTTAGCAGAAGCACTTGAGAAATGGTGGGTTGGTTTATTTGAACAAGTTGTACCTAGAGTTTATCAAATAACGCAAGGTATAGATAATCAACTAAGACAAGTTTTAGCACAAAAATTTCCAAATGATCCAGATAGACAAAATCGAATGCAAATTATAAATGGAAATATGATTCATATGGCTTGGTTAGCAATTTATGGTAGTTTAAAAGTAAATGGAGTAGCAAAATTGCATACTGATATATTAAAAACTAAAGAGTTAAAAGATTGGTATGAATTATATCCAGAAAAATTTTTAAATAAAACTAATGGAATAACGCAAAGAAGATGGCTTTTAGAATCAAATCCACAACTTGCATCTTATATTACAGAATTAATAGGAGATGGTTGGATTACAAATCTTATGGAACTTAAAAAACTAGAAGAGTTTTTAGATGATGAAGATGTATTGCGTAAGATATTACAAATAAAACATGAAAAGAAGGTTGAATTAGCTCAATATTTGTATAGAACACAAAATATTATTATAAATCCAGAGTCTATTTTTGATGTACAAGTAAAAAGATTACATGAATATAAAAGACAACTTTTAAATGTATTTCAAATTATAGATTTATACAATAGATTAAAAGCAAATCCAAATATAGATTTCACACCGGTAACTTATATTTTTGGTGCTAAAGCAGCTCCGGGATATTTTGTTGCAAAAGGAATAATTAGACTTATTAATGAAGTAGCACAAATGGTAAATAGAGATCCACAAGTAAATGAAAAATTAAGGGTAGTCTTTGTTGAAAACTATAGAGTATCAGTAGCTCAAAAAATCTTTCCTGCAGCAGATATATCAGAGCAAATATCAACTGCTGGAAAAGAAGCTTCAGGAACAGGAAATATGAAATTTATGTTAAATGGAGCATTGACATTAGGAACAATGGATGGAGCTAATGTTGAAATTGTAGAAGAAGCTGGAATAGAAAATAATTATATTTTTGGTCTTACAGTAAAAGAAGTAGAGGAAATGAGAAAACATGGTTATGATCCACATGTTCCATACAATAGTGTGGTAGGATTAAAAAAAGTAGTAGATTCACTTGTTGATGGAACATTTAATGATTTAGGAAATGGTGTTTATGGAACAATACATAGATTACTTATGGAAAATGGACCTTGGCAACAAGCAGATCAATATTTTGTATTAGAAGATTTTGAAGCATATAGAAGAACTCAACAAATAATTAATAAAGAATATAAAGATAGAATGACATGGGCAAGAAAATCTTTAAAAAACATTGCAAATGCTGGTAAATTTTCATCAGATAGAACTATAGAAGAATATGCTAATGAAATATGGCATATTATTCCTGCAAAATTATAG